The following are encoded together in the Aerococcus mictus genome:
- a CDS encoding 2-oxo acid dehydrogenase subunit E2 translates to MTYTFNMPDVGEGMSEGEVVSWHVAVGDSVQEEDVLVEIQNDKSVEEIASPVSGKIEKLYVEEGDVAIVGEPLIDFSGEGLPESDNTASEAPASEETSAPSANASTGYYQFRLPDVGEGMAEGEIAEWLVSEGDEVTEDTAVVEIQNDKSVEEVYAPVAGTIKNIIVPAGEVANVGDVLAEIDSPEHNSEGSAPSSTPASPAQLEKADEGNEGATGAANGNGGVPQTADPNKRVLAMPSVRQYAREKGVDISQVAGTGKNGRVLKEDIDNFDGQAASAPAAEATSAKASEEPAKKAAPKKESHEDGDVEHVKMTPMRKAIAKSMETSKYTAPQVTLFKDVEVSKLWDHRKKFKGIAAERDTKLTFLPYAVKALIAAVKKYPMLNASVDDDAQEFLLKKYYNIGIATDTDQGLYVPVVHNADRKSMFDIADEINDKAAKAHEGKLKAADMSDGTVSISNIGSVGGEYFTPILNYPEVAILGFGAIVQQPVVDDNGELAVGRVLKLSLTFDHRIVDGATGQKALNEVGRLLSDPELLLMES, encoded by the coding sequence ATGACATATACTTTTAATATGCCAGACGTCGGTGAAGGCATGAGCGAAGGCGAAGTTGTTAGCTGGCACGTTGCTGTCGGAGACTCCGTCCAAGAAGAAGATGTTCTTGTTGAAATCCAAAATGATAAATCTGTTGAAGAAATCGCTTCACCTGTAAGCGGTAAAATTGAAAAATTATACGTTGAAGAAGGTGACGTAGCTATCGTTGGGGAACCTTTGATTGACTTCTCAGGGGAAGGTTTACCAGAAAGTGATAATACAGCTTCTGAAGCTCCAGCTAGTGAAGAAACCTCAGCTCCTTCAGCTAACGCAAGTACCGGATATTATCAATTCCGCCTACCAGATGTTGGTGAAGGAATGGCCGAAGGTGAAATCGCTGAATGGTTAGTCAGTGAAGGCGACGAAGTCACTGAAGATACTGCGGTTGTTGAAATTCAAAATGACAAATCCGTTGAAGAAGTTTACGCTCCAGTTGCTGGTACCATTAAGAACATCATTGTGCCTGCCGGTGAAGTAGCCAATGTGGGTGATGTTCTTGCTGAAATCGACTCACCAGAACATAACAGCGAAGGCTCAGCACCATCTTCAACTCCAGCTTCGCCAGCTCAACTTGAAAAAGCTGATGAAGGCAATGAAGGAGCAACCGGTGCAGCTAATGGCAACGGTGGCGTTCCACAAACCGCTGATCCAAACAAACGCGTATTAGCAATGCCTTCCGTGCGTCAATATGCCCGTGAAAAAGGCGTTGACATCTCTCAAGTTGCAGGTACTGGTAAGAATGGCCGTGTCCTCAAAGAAGATATTGATAACTTTGATGGACAAGCTGCAAGTGCTCCAGCTGCTGAAGCAACAAGTGCTAAAGCCAGCGAAGAACCTGCTAAGAAAGCTGCGCCTAAGAAGGAAAGCCATGAAGACGGCGATGTAGAACACGTGAAGATGACTCCAATGCGTAAAGCTATCGCTAAATCCATGGAAACCTCTAAATACACTGCTCCTCAAGTGACCTTGTTCAAGGATGTCGAAGTATCCAAACTATGGGATCACCGTAAGAAATTCAAGGGCATTGCTGCTGAACGTGATACGAAGTTAACCTTCTTACCATATGCAGTGAAAGCTTTAATTGCTGCAGTTAAGAAATACCCAATGCTTAACGCTTCTGTGGATGATGACGCCCAAGAATTCTTATTGAAGAAATATTACAACATTGGTATTGCTACTGATACTGACCAAGGATTATACGTTCCTGTAGTTCATAATGCAGACCGCAAATCCATGTTTGATATTGCTGATGAAATTAATGATAAAGCTGCCAAGGCCCATGAAGGTAAATTGAAGGCTGCTGACATGTCAGACGGTACTGTTTCAATTTCTAACATCGGTTCAGTTGGCGGGGAATACTTCACCCCAATTCTTAACTACCCAGAAGTTGCCATTTTAGGCTTTGGTGCAATTGTGCAACAACCTGTAGTTGACGACAATGGTGAATTAGCAGTTGGTCGAGTATTGAAACTTTCATTAACATTCGACCACCGTATCGTTGACGGCGCAACAGGACAAAAAGCCTTGAATGAAGTCGGTCGTCTGCTTAGCGATCCTGAATTATTATTAATGGAATCTTAA
- the lpdA gene encoding dihydrolipoyl dehydrogenase — translation MVVGAMAIELDTVVVGAGPGGYVAAIRAAQMGQKVAIIEREYIGGVCLNVGCIPSKALIQAGHAYHEANGGLDVFGVDSKASLDFTKTQEWKDNSVVKTLTSGVEMLLKKNKVEIIRGEAFFNNERELTVMGEGDEHQLYSYKHAIIATGSHPIEIKGFKFGGRVIDSTGALNLKEVPKKLVVIGGGVIGAELGSAYANLGSQVTILEGSPQILPNFEKDMVKVVEKGMKAKGMDIHVNAMAKEAVDNGDSVTVKYEIDGKANEVEADYVLVCVGRRPNTEDLGLEALGVKTNDRGLIEVDNQGRTSVKNIFAIGDVVPGAALAHKASYEGKIAAEAISGKPAAVDYKVMPSVAFTDPEIASYGLTEKEAKDQGLDVKATKFPLAGNGRALSLNQKEGFVRLVATKDDKVIVGAQMVGVGASDVMAEAGLAIEAGMNAEDIALTIHGHPSLGESLMDTAEGVLGMPIHM, via the coding sequence ATGGTTGTAGGTGCAATGGCAATTGAACTGGATACAGTCGTTGTTGGGGCTGGACCTGGCGGATACGTTGCGGCGATCCGCGCAGCCCAAATGGGACAAAAAGTAGCCATTATTGAACGTGAATATATTGGTGGTGTCTGCTTAAACGTTGGCTGTATTCCTTCCAAGGCTTTAATCCAAGCTGGACATGCTTACCACGAAGCCAATGGCGGTTTAGACGTCTTTGGTGTGGATTCAAAAGCTAGCTTAGATTTCACCAAAACACAAGAATGGAAAGACAATAGCGTGGTTAAAACCCTAACCAGTGGGGTAGAAATGCTATTGAAGAAAAACAAAGTGGAAATCATCCGCGGGGAAGCTTTCTTCAACAATGAACGTGAATTAACCGTGATGGGTGAAGGTGATGAACACCAACTCTATAGCTACAAACACGCAATCATTGCGACAGGTTCCCATCCAATTGAAATCAAAGGCTTTAAGTTTGGTGGCCGTGTCATTGACTCCACAGGTGCCTTAAACTTAAAAGAAGTGCCTAAGAAACTTGTTGTTATCGGTGGTGGGGTCATCGGTGCCGAACTGGGTTCAGCTTATGCTAACCTCGGTAGCCAAGTCACCATCTTAGAAGGTTCTCCTCAAATCTTACCTAACTTTGAAAAAGATATGGTTAAGGTTGTGGAAAAAGGCATGAAAGCCAAAGGTATGGATATCCATGTGAACGCCATGGCTAAGGAAGCTGTCGACAACGGGGACTCTGTAACCGTTAAATATGAAATTGACGGTAAGGCTAACGAAGTCGAAGCGGACTATGTCTTAGTCTGTGTCGGCCGTCGTCCTAACACCGAAGATCTCGGCTTAGAAGCCTTAGGTGTGAAGACTAATGACCGTGGCTTAATTGAAGTGGATAACCAAGGCCGCACCAGCGTGAAGAATATCTTTGCGATTGGTGACGTGGTTCCTGGTGCTGCTTTAGCCCACAAAGCGTCCTACGAAGGTAAAATTGCTGCGGAAGCTATTTCCGGCAAACCAGCAGCAGTTGACTACAAGGTAATGCCTTCCGTTGCCTTCACTGACCCTGAAATTGCTTCTTATGGTCTAACCGAAAAAGAAGCCAAAGACCAAGGCCTTGACGTGAAAGCAACCAAGTTCCCATTAGCTGGGAATGGACGGGCTTTGTCATTGAACCAAAAAGAAGGTTTCGTGCGCTTAGTTGCTACTAAGGATGACAAGGTGATCGTTGGTGCCCAAATGGTCGGTGTTGGGGCTTCAGACGTGATGGCTGAAGCAGGCCTAGCTATTGAAGCAGGCATGAATGCTGAAGACATTGCCCTCACTATCCATGGCCACCCATCCCTCGGGGAAAGCTTAATGGATACAGCAGAAGGCGTTCTCGGCATGCCGATCCATATGTAA
- a CDS encoding amino acid ABC transporter ATP-binding protein: MIIEFKDVEKYYGDFHALKDINLGIAEGEVVTLIGPSGSGKSTLLRCINGLEEISSGHLYCDGEDIADPKTNIRQIRRDFGMVFQHFELYPHMTVMENVTLAPIKVIGKTKEEAYERAERLLKRVNMWDKRDSYPSQLSGGQKQRVAIARGLAMKPKVLLFDEPTSALDPEMVGEVLEVMQGIAQRDQMTMVVVTHEMRFARHVSTRTIFMEAGEIVEDRPSEEFFSQPKSRRARDFISSLEGL; encoded by the coding sequence ATGATCATTGAATTTAAAGATGTGGAAAAGTATTACGGTGATTTTCATGCCTTAAAAGATATTAACCTTGGCATTGCTGAGGGAGAGGTGGTCACCTTGATTGGGCCGTCTGGGTCTGGGAAGTCGACCCTTTTGCGTTGTATTAATGGCCTGGAAGAAATTTCTAGTGGTCATCTCTATTGTGATGGTGAGGATATTGCTGATCCTAAAACCAATATCCGTCAAATTCGCCGTGACTTTGGCATGGTCTTCCAACACTTTGAATTGTATCCGCATATGACCGTTATGGAGAATGTGACTCTGGCACCGATTAAGGTCATTGGAAAGACCAAAGAAGAAGCCTATGAGCGTGCCGAGCGGCTACTCAAGCGCGTGAATATGTGGGACAAGCGGGATTCTTATCCAAGCCAACTCTCTGGTGGTCAAAAGCAAAGGGTGGCCATTGCTCGGGGATTGGCTATGAAGCCTAAGGTCTTGCTTTTCGATGAACCTACTTCGGCCCTGGACCCAGAAATGGTCGGTGAAGTCTTAGAAGTTATGCAAGGCATTGCCCAACGTGATCAAATGACCATGGTGGTGGTCACCCACGAAATGCGCTTTGCCCGTCATGTCTCAACCCGGACTATCTTTATGGAGGCGGGTGAAATTGTCGAAGATCGTCCGAGTGAGGAATTCTTCAGTCAACCAAAATCACGACGGGCGCGTGACTTTATCTCCTCCCTTGAAGGCTTATAA
- a CDS encoding glutamate ABC transporter substrate-binding protein, with translation MKNPGKKLLLLALTGLLCLLSACGKSVSEKNIMDRLQTDQPPKIRWGVKVDTNLFGFYNIEKGEVEGFDIDIAKELTKRIAGPNAQAEFVEVTSKTRIPLLKNANIDAIIATMTISEERKKQVDFSDIYFNAGQALLVGPDVKLKGIEDLGPDHTVLAVKGSTSAQRIKEHAPEAKVLELENYSEAFTALKSGQGQAMTTDNAILLGISKENPDYHIAGSTFTREPYGIAVNKGQDDFRQAINQGLKDMIADGSYQAIFKKWFGDQAQEASIANDVKEGE, from the coding sequence ATGAAAAATCCAGGTAAAAAGCTCTTACTCCTCGCCCTGACAGGCCTGCTGTGTTTGCTCAGTGCCTGTGGGAAGTCTGTGAGTGAGAAAAATATTATGGACCGCTTGCAAACTGACCAACCCCCTAAGATTCGTTGGGGGGTCAAGGTGGATACCAATCTATTCGGCTTTTACAACATTGAAAAAGGGGAAGTTGAGGGCTTTGATATTGATATCGCTAAGGAATTGACCAAGCGGATCGCCGGCCCTAATGCTCAGGCAGAATTTGTCGAAGTGACCTCCAAAACTCGGATTCCATTACTCAAAAATGCCAATATCGACGCTATTATTGCTACCATGACCATTTCTGAAGAGCGGAAAAAACAGGTCGATTTTTCTGATATTTATTTTAATGCCGGGCAAGCCCTCTTAGTAGGGCCAGATGTCAAGCTTAAGGGGATTGAGGACCTGGGGCCTGACCATACAGTTCTTGCGGTTAAGGGATCCACTTCAGCACAAAGAATTAAGGAACACGCCCCAGAAGCCAAGGTCTTGGAATTGGAAAATTATTCGGAAGCTTTCACTGCTTTGAAATCTGGTCAAGGCCAAGCTATGACCACTGATAATGCCATTCTTTTGGGGATCAGTAAGGAAAACCCTGACTACCATATTGCCGGATCTACCTTTACTCGGGAGCCTTATGGGATTGCGGTAAATAAAGGTCAAGACGACTTCCGCCAAGCCATCAATCAGGGCTTAAAAGATATGATTGCTGACGGCAGCTATCAAGCTATTTTCAAGAAGTGGTTTGGTGACCAGGCTCAAGAAGCGTCCATTGCTAATGACGTCAAGGAGGGGGAGTAA
- a CDS encoding amino acid ABC transporter permease, whose amino-acid sequence MFQLLNNYSSELFLGFKNTILVSVLALVFSLVIGSLVGIMQTSHHKGLRMLGDIYVEFFRNIPLLIIVMFFYVVVPLYWVKLNGFTAGLIGLTIYTSAFIADVVRSGIEAVPHGQMEAGLSQGFTATETMVYIIFPQAVRIVIPPLGNQFINLVKNSSILAMVAGLDLMYFGDLIASETFNTFDSYILVALFYLVLTIPLTALMQYLERRLSN is encoded by the coding sequence ATGTTTCAATTATTGAATAACTATTCCAGTGAATTGTTCCTCGGTTTTAAGAATACCATCTTGGTCAGTGTCTTAGCCTTAGTTTTCTCCCTAGTCATCGGGAGCTTGGTGGGGATTATGCAAACCAGCCATCATAAGGGCCTTCGGATGCTGGGAGACATCTATGTGGAATTTTTCCGCAATATTCCCTTGTTAATCATTGTAATGTTCTTCTACGTGGTTGTGCCTCTATACTGGGTGAAATTAAATGGCTTTACTGCCGGTTTAATTGGTCTCACTATCTATACCTCGGCCTTTATTGCTGATGTGGTGAGGTCGGGGATTGAAGCCGTTCCTCATGGACAAATGGAGGCGGGACTATCCCAAGGTTTCACCGCGACTGAGACCATGGTCTACATTATCTTCCCTCAAGCCGTTCGCATCGTGATCCCACCACTAGGCAACCAGTTCATTAACCTGGTGAAGAACTCGAGTATTTTGGCTATGGTTGCTGGGCTAGATTTGATGTATTTTGGAGACTTGATTGCTAGTGAAACCTTTAATACCTTTGATTCTTATATCTTAGTGGCTTTGTTCTACTTAGTGTTAACCATACCACTGACAGCCTTGATGCAGTATCTAGAACGACGCTTGAGTAACTAG
- a CDS encoding amino acid ABC transporter permease, protein MNFSDAFSWVNISFLLEGLWVTLKVTGITILLSLLLGTLLGVIRYLKLPFVAKGVGLVVDTIRNLPLLLIIFFTYFALPQIGLRLNIFWAAVAAMTIFESCMISEIIRGGMNAVPKGQMEAGLSTGFTRGQVIFLIILPQAIRSMLPSIVSQLIALIKDTSLATVISLPELTHNARIIYGQETSYVIPIFVAMTFLYWITCFLLSRLAKRLKFAG, encoded by the coding sequence ATGAATTTTTCTGATGCTTTTTCTTGGGTAAATATTTCCTTTCTCTTAGAAGGCCTATGGGTGACTTTAAAGGTCACTGGGATAACCATCCTTTTGAGTTTACTCTTAGGGACGCTCTTAGGAGTCATTCGCTACCTTAAGCTCCCTTTTGTAGCCAAGGGAGTAGGCTTAGTTGTTGATACCATCCGTAATTTACCCTTGCTATTAATTATATTTTTTACTTACTTTGCCTTACCACAAATCGGCCTGCGCTTGAATATCTTTTGGGCAGCGGTGGCAGCAATGACCATCTTTGAGTCTTGCATGATTTCAGAAATCATTCGTGGTGGGATGAATGCCGTACCTAAGGGACAAATGGAGGCGGGACTTTCAACCGGCTTCACCCGTGGTCAGGTGATTTTTTTAATTATCCTACCTCAAGCGATCCGATCCATGCTACCTTCCATTGTCAGTCAGCTGATTGCTCTCATTAAGGACACCAGCTTAGCAACGGTGATTTCCTTACCAGAGCTGACCCATAATGCCCGGATTATCTATGGTCAGGAGACCTCTTATGTGATTCCAATTTTTGTGGCGATGACCTTCCTCTATTGGATCACCTGCTTCCTCCTGTCACGTCTAGCTAAGCGGTTGAAATTTGCCGGATAA
- a CDS encoding pseudouridine synthase yields MRLDKFIANFTLYSRKEVKKLIKAKRITVNDSIASRPEMQVDEETDTISLDGQWIGYEPYIYYLLNKPQNCLSTTRPGPTPIVTDFLPANEVEIYQPFPVGRLDKDTEGLLLLTNDGDFAHDLLSPKKLVSKEYYAEIEGIVTEEDVEAFAKGLAINQGDHCAPSQLDILATDPAKNRSEITVTLTEGKYHQVKRMFQAVGKEVIYLQRFRIGSLYLPEELELGQTFKLLPEEAQLALKNKTD; encoded by the coding sequence ATGCGTTTAGATAAATTCATTGCAAATTTTACCCTCTATAGTCGTAAAGAAGTCAAAAAATTAATCAAGGCCAAACGGATTACAGTGAACGATTCTATTGCCAGCCGTCCTGAAATGCAGGTTGACGAAGAGACCGATACCATTAGTCTGGACGGTCAATGGATCGGATATGAACCCTACATTTATTACCTGCTTAATAAACCGCAAAATTGTCTGTCTACTACCCGTCCCGGTCCCACACCGATTGTGACGGATTTTCTGCCAGCTAACGAAGTTGAGATTTACCAACCCTTTCCCGTGGGGCGCTTAGATAAGGATACCGAGGGCCTCCTCCTTCTGACTAATGACGGCGACTTCGCCCATGACCTCCTCTCACCTAAGAAATTAGTCAGCAAGGAGTACTATGCTGAGATTGAAGGGATTGTGACTGAAGAGGATGTCGAAGCTTTCGCTAAAGGCTTAGCCATCAACCAAGGCGACCACTGTGCCCCTAGTCAGCTAGATATTTTGGCCACTGATCCAGCCAAGAACCGGTCGGAAATCACCGTGACCTTGACAGAGGGCAAGTATCATCAGGTCAAGCGCATGTTTCAAGCAGTCGGAAAAGAGGTTATCTACCTACAACGCTTTCGAATTGGCTCGCTCTACTTGCCTGAAGAACTTGAGCTCGGTCAGACCTTTAAACTCCTCCCTGAGGAAGCCCAATTAGCTTTAAAAAACAAGACAGACTAA
- a CDS encoding UPF0223 family protein, with product MKAYSYPFPFECSSQEIADVIALWVALEAAYEGGIDRQEFLDKYKGFKKIIPSKMEEKQLAKEFAQASGYELYPTVKKAQQESGKTIKMA from the coding sequence ATGAAAGCTTATTCTTATCCCTTTCCCTTTGAATGTTCTAGTCAAGAGATTGCTGATGTGATTGCTTTATGGGTTGCCTTGGAGGCGGCTTATGAAGGCGGTATTGACCGCCAGGAGTTTCTCGACAAGTACAAGGGCTTTAAGAAAATTATACCAAGTAAGATGGAAGAAAAACAATTAGCTAAGGAATTTGCCCAAGCGTCTGGCTATGAGCTCTATCCTACTGTGAAGAAAGCCCAGCAAGAATCCGGTAAAACAATAAAAATGGCTTAA
- a CDS encoding inositol monophosphatase family protein, whose amino-acid sequence MDLNKRAQLVRQWIYQAADQIHEGLKNPLIVQTKSNPKDLVTNLDQSTEKFIRSQIKAHFPQDKILGEEGGQGQIDSLEGPVWIIDPIDGTTNFVCQHNHFAIMVAFALDGDVQLGAIYDVMNDDYFSAVKGQGIQRNGQPYQVPYDDLAISESLIALNRQILLDDHYHAKDLVSQSLGIRYNGSAGLEILNVLKGELSLYAALALKPWDLAAGVALVNESPLKLTQLDGQALNLMQANASVIAYPSAYQTFRDLYERSVQEDD is encoded by the coding sequence TTGGATTTAAATAAACGTGCCCAATTGGTGAGACAGTGGATTTACCAAGCTGCTGATCAGATTCATGAAGGCTTGAAGAATCCCTTGATCGTTCAAACCAAGTCCAATCCTAAAGACCTAGTGACTAATCTCGATCAATCGACCGAAAAATTTATCCGCAGTCAGATTAAGGCCCACTTTCCTCAAGATAAGATCTTAGGTGAAGAGGGGGGACAAGGCCAGATTGACAGCTTGGAAGGACCAGTCTGGATCATTGATCCCATTGATGGAACCACAAATTTTGTCTGCCAGCATAATCACTTTGCTATTATGGTGGCTTTTGCCTTGGACGGGGATGTCCAACTTGGCGCCATCTATGACGTGATGAATGACGATTATTTTTCAGCTGTCAAGGGCCAAGGAATCCAACGTAATGGACAACCCTATCAAGTCCCTTATGACGACTTAGCGATTAGTGAGAGTCTGATCGCCCTCAACCGACAAATCTTACTCGATGACCACTACCACGCTAAAGACCTGGTCAGTCAGTCTCTAGGGATTCGCTACAACGGCAGTGCGGGTTTGGAAATCCTCAATGTCTTAAAAGGGGAGCTGTCCCTATATGCTGCCTTAGCTCTCAAGCCCTGGGACTTAGCGGCAGGGGTGGCCCTAGTCAATGAAAGTCCTTTGAAACTGACCCAGCTCGATGGCCAAGCCCTTAATCTCATGCAAGCCAATGCTTCTGTGATTGCCTATCCTAGCGCCTATCAAACCTTCCGTGACCTCTATGAACGCTCAGTGCAGGAAGACGACTAG
- the typA gene encoding translational GTPase TypA yields MGNRNDIRNVAIIAHVDHGKTTLVNQLLEESDTLDERTQLADRAMDSNAIERERGITILAKNTAVNYKGTRINIMDTPGHADFGGEVERIMTMVDGVVLVVDAFEGTMPQTRFVLQKAFEAGKPAVVVVNKIDKPAARPLEVVDEVLDLFIELGADESQIEFPVVYASAVNGTSSLAPDPEKQEKTMDPLFDSILENIPAPEDNEDEPLQFQVCMLDYNDYVGRIGVGRVFRGTIRVGDTVTLNKLDGSQKNFRVTKLFGYLGLDRIEIDEAKAGDIIAVSGMEDIYVGETVTDTEVQEKLPPLHIDEPTLQMTFLTNDSPFAGREGDKVTARKIEERLKYELHTDVSLRVEDTDQPDQWVVSGRGELHLSILIENMRREGFELQVSRPKVIRKVIDGVECEPFEAVQIDTPEEYQGAVIQSLNERHGTMRNMENTGRGTARLEYLVPSRGMIGYSTEFVQMTHGYGILNHTFEQYQAVIKEEIGGRRNGALVSTETGKATTYGIMQVEDRGTIFVEPGTEVYEGMIVGENAREADIDVNIVRSKNLTNVRSATKDQTATIKAPRILNLEQSLEFMDDDEYCEVTPENVRLRKQILNKSERARYNKRKKKND; encoded by the coding sequence ATGGGAAATCGCAATGATATTCGTAACGTCGCAATTATTGCTCACGTTGACCACGGGAAGACAACGTTGGTGAACCAACTCTTAGAAGAATCAGATACACTGGATGAGCGTACCCAGCTGGCTGACCGTGCCATGGATTCCAATGCGATTGAACGTGAACGCGGAATTACTATCTTAGCCAAGAATACCGCGGTGAATTATAAGGGCACCCGGATTAACATCATGGACACCCCAGGCCACGCCGACTTCGGTGGCGAGGTTGAACGGATTATGACTATGGTGGATGGCGTGGTTTTAGTGGTGGACGCCTTTGAAGGGACCATGCCTCAAACCCGTTTCGTCCTACAAAAGGCCTTTGAAGCGGGTAAACCAGCTGTGGTTGTGGTGAATAAAATTGATAAACCCGCAGCCCGTCCCTTAGAAGTGGTTGACGAAGTCTTAGACCTCTTCATTGAATTGGGGGCTGATGAGAGCCAAATTGAATTCCCGGTCGTTTATGCTTCCGCTGTGAACGGGACTTCAAGTTTAGCTCCTGATCCTGAAAAACAAGAAAAAACCATGGATCCACTCTTTGATAGTATTCTGGAAAACATTCCTGCTCCAGAAGATAATGAAGATGAACCCCTCCAATTCCAAGTCTGCATGCTCGATTATAATGACTATGTCGGACGTATCGGAGTGGGCCGGGTCTTCCGGGGAACCATTCGAGTGGGCGATACCGTGACCTTAAACAAGTTAGACGGTAGTCAAAAGAACTTCCGGGTTACTAAATTATTCGGTTATCTCGGTTTAGACCGGATTGAAATCGATGAAGCCAAGGCCGGTGACATTATTGCCGTTTCTGGGATGGAAGACATCTACGTGGGTGAAACCGTGACCGATACCGAAGTCCAAGAAAAACTACCACCTTTACACATTGATGAACCAACCCTACAAATGACCTTCTTAACTAACGACTCACCATTTGCTGGTCGTGAAGGCGATAAGGTGACTGCACGCAAGATTGAAGAACGTTTGAAATATGAACTTCATACTGACGTTTCCTTACGGGTTGAAGATACTGACCAACCAGACCAATGGGTGGTTTCTGGTCGTGGGGAACTCCACCTGTCCATCTTGATTGAAAACATGCGTCGTGAAGGCTTTGAACTACAAGTGTCACGGCCAAAAGTTATTCGCAAGGTTATTGACGGAGTAGAATGTGAACCCTTTGAAGCCGTACAAATCGATACCCCAGAAGAATACCAAGGTGCCGTGATTCAATCCTTAAATGAACGTCACGGGACCATGCGTAATATGGAAAACACTGGCCGAGGAACCGCTCGCTTAGAATACTTAGTACCTTCCCGGGGCATGATTGGTTACTCTACTGAATTTGTACAAATGACCCATGGTTACGGGATCTTAAACCATACCTTTGAACAATACCAAGCTGTCATTAAGGAAGAAATTGGTGGCCGTCGTAATGGGGCCTTAGTTTCTACCGAAACTGGTAAGGCAACCACTTACGGGATCATGCAGGTTGAAGACCGCGGAACTATCTTTGTTGAACCAGGGACCGAAGTCTATGAAGGGATGATTGTCGGAGAAAATGCCCGTGAAGCGGACATTGACGTGAATATTGTTCGTTCTAAGAACTTAACTAACGTCCGTTCCGCAACCAAGGACCAAACCGCTACCATCAAGGCACCACGGATCCTAAACCTGGAACAATCGCTTGAATTTATGGATGACGATGAATACTGTGAAGTGACTCCAGAAAATGTTCGTCTCCGTAAACAAATCCTGAATAAGAGCGAACGGGCTCGTTACAACAAACGTAAAAAGAAAAATGACTAA